The Saccharothrix violaceirubra genome segment CCGAGGAGAATCGCGGGTCGGCCAGGACCGCCCGGCCCTCGGCGTACCCGGTGACCAGCCAGGCGGTGTCCCCGTCGCGTTGGGTGATCGGCTGGACGGCGGGCCCGGTGTCCGCGAGGCGGTCCAGGGCGACGGGCGGGTCGAACGGGCGGCCGGCGTCCCGGTGCATCAGTTCGGCGGGGAGCTGGATGCGCTCCCGGTTGGTGGATTCGGTCCCGGCGGTGGCTTCGCCCGCGTCTTCACGGGTCGACGAAGCGGTGGTGGACATCCCCAGTCCTTGTCCCGGCCCGGTCCCCCGACCAGGCCGTAGCTCGTCACCCACGGTACCAAAACCTGCACGCCGTGCAGCTTTCTTTTCCTCGGCCCGACTACCACGAGTGATCGATATTCGTCTCGAGGGGCGCGCTGAGATGTACAGCGCGTCATGTTCGGCGGCACTTTTCGGGGTAGTGGAGGCCGAAAGAGTGAACCAAGGTCATACGGAAGTCTGAGAAGTCGACTACCGAAGGGCGACCCGGTTCTCAGCACGCGCGTGCGACGCTTCCCGCGTCCCGCCGGCCGTGCCCCGGAGCCGGAGGCGTGCGACACCCCGTGCAGTTCCTTTAAGGAGATTCGTACATGTCCGTGCTGGCCAGGCTCAGCCTCGCCAACCGGAGCCTCGTCGGGCTGCTCAGCCTGGTGGTCATCGGCTTCGGCGTGCTGACGCTGCCCTCGATCAAGCAGCAGTTGTTCCCGTCGATCGAACTGCCGGCCGCCGCGATCGTCGCGCCGTACCCCGGTGCCGCGCCCGACCTCGTCGACCGCCAGGTCGCCGAGCCGATCCAGTCGGCGGTGCGCGGCATCGACGGCGTGGAGGAGGTGCTGACCACCTCGGCGGAGAGCCTCGCGACGATCCAGGTGATGTTCACCTACGGCACCGACATCGACGCCGCCGTCAACCAGTTGCAGCAGGCCGTCAACCGGCTCCAGCCCCGCCTGCCCGAGGGCGTCGAGCCGACCGTGGCGCAGGGCAGCACCGACGACATCCCGGTGGTCGCGCTCGCCGCGACCTCCGGCGACGACGACATCGCCACGGCCGCCCGGCTGCGCGCCGAGGTCGTGCCCGGCATCGAGGAGATCAAGGGCGTCCGCGAGGCGTCGGTCAGCGGCGAACGGGAGCGCGAGGTCACCGTCACGGTCGACTACGGCAAGCTCGGCGCGCGCGGCCTGGACCCGCAGGCCCTGACCGCCGCGCTGCGCGGCGCCGGTGCCGCCGTGCCCGCGGGCGCCGTCGAGCGCGGGACGCAGTCGCTCACCGTCCAGATCGGTGGACCGGTCACCTCGGTCGACGCGCTGCGCGACCTCGTGCTGACCTCGCCCAACGGCCCGGTCAAGCTCCGCGAGGTGGCGACCGTGGAGTCCGCCCCCGCCGCGCTGGCCGTGCTCAACCGCACCGACGGCAAGCCCACGCTGGGCGTCGTCGTCACGATGAACGCCGACGGCAACGCGGTGGAGATCTCCAAGGCCGTGCGCGCCAAGCTCGACGAGTGGGGCAAGGCCGCGGACTCCACGCTCACGGTCGCCTTCGACCAGGGTCCGGAGGTGGAGAAGGCGATCAGCGGCCTGACCACCGAGGGTCTGCTCGGCCTGCTGTTCGCGGTCGTGGTGATCCTGCTGTTCCTGATGTCGTTGCGCTCCACGCTGGTCACCGCCGTGTCGATCCCGCTGTCGGTGGTCGTCGCGCTGATCGCGCTGTGGACCGGCGACCTGTCGCTCAACCTGCTCACGCTGGGCGCGTTGACCATCGCCGTCGGCCGCGTCGTCGACGACTCGATCGTGGTGCTGGAGAACATCAAGCGCCACCTCGGGTACGGCGAGGAGAAGCAGCGCGCGGTGCTCGACGGCACCCGCGAGGTGGCGGGCGCGGTCACCGCGTCGACGCTGACCACGGTCGCGGTGTTCCTGCCGATCGCGTTCGTCGACGGCATCGCGGGCGAGCTGTTCGGCCCGTTCTCGATCACGGTGACCGTGGCGCTGCTCGCGTCGCTGCTGGTGTCGCTGACGATCGTGCCCGTGCTCGCGTTCTGGTTCCTCAAGCGGCCCGTCGTGTCCGACGACCCGGCCGCCGCCGCGGAGGCCAAGCGCCTGGCGGTGGAGAAGGAGCGGCGTGGCCTGCTCCAGCGGATCTACGTGCCGGTGCTGCGGTTCGCCACGCGCCGCCGCCTGGTCACCGTGCTCATCGCCGTGCTGATCTTCATCGGCACGGTCGGGCTCGCCGGTCAGCTCAAGACCGACTTCATCGGCGACTCCGGCGGCACGGCGTTGCAGGGCACCCAGACGTTGCCGCCGGGCACGGGTCTCAAGGCCCGCGACGACGCCGCCCGCAAGCTGGAGGCCGTGCTCGCCGACACCGACGAGATCGAGACCTACCAGGTCACGGTCGGCAGCGACACGAGCATGGCGGCGTTCGGCTTCGGCGGCGACGGCAACACCCGCGTCCAGGCCACCGTCCGCGAGGGCACCGACCTGGAGGCGTTGGGCACCCGCCTGAGCGACAAGATGAAGGGCGTCGAGGGTGCGGGCGAGGTCAAGTTCGGCGCCGGCGCGTCGGGCTTCGGCTCCGACGGCATCGAGGTCCTGGTGACCGCCGACGACGAGAAGTCCCTGCGCGAGGCCGCCGACCAGGTGCAGAAGGCGGTCGAGGGCACGCCGGGCGTCGCCGAGGTCGACAACGACCTGGCGGTCAGCGCACCGCGCGTGCAGGTCGTCGTGAACGAGGACGCCGCCGCCGCGCGCGGGCTCAACGGCCAGGTGATCGGCCAGTTCGCGGCGCAGGCGCTGCGGGGCAGCCCGGTCGGCGAGCTGCCGATCGGCGAGGGTTCGCAGCGGATCGTGCTGCGCACCGGCACCGCACCGGCCGACGTGGACGCGCTCAAGGCGTTGGCGCTGCCCGGCGGCGTGACCCTGGGCCAGGTCGCCGAGGTGTCCGTCGTGGACGGTCCGGTGCAGGTCAAGCGCACCGACGGCGAGCGCAGCACGACCGTGCGCGCCAA includes the following:
- a CDS encoding efflux RND transporter permease subunit; this encodes MSVLARLSLANRSLVGLLSLVVIGFGVLTLPSIKQQLFPSIELPAAAIVAPYPGAAPDLVDRQVAEPIQSAVRGIDGVEEVLTTSAESLATIQVMFTYGTDIDAAVNQLQQAVNRLQPRLPEGVEPTVAQGSTDDIPVVALAATSGDDDIATAARLRAEVVPGIEEIKGVREASVSGEREREVTVTVDYGKLGARGLDPQALTAALRGAGAAVPAGAVERGTQSLTVQIGGPVTSVDALRDLVLTSPNGPVKLREVATVESAPAALAVLNRTDGKPTLGVVVTMNADGNAVEISKAVRAKLDEWGKAADSTLTVAFDQGPEVEKAISGLTTEGLLGLLFAVVVILLFLMSLRSTLVTAVSIPLSVVVALIALWTGDLSLNLLTLGALTIAVGRVVDDSIVVLENIKRHLGYGEEKQRAVLDGTREVAGAVTASTLTTVAVFLPIAFVDGIAGELFGPFSITVTVALLASLLVSLTIVPVLAFWFLKRPVVSDDPAAAAEAKRLAVEKERRGLLQRIYVPVLRFATRRRLVTVLIAVLIFIGTVGLAGQLKTDFIGDSGGTALQGTQTLPPGTGLKARDDAARKLEAVLADTDEIETYQVTVGSDTSMAAFGFGGDGNTRVQATVREGTDLEALGTRLSDKMKGVEGAGEVKFGAGASGFGSDGIEVLVTADDEKSLREAADQVQKAVEGTPGVAEVDNDLAVSAPRVQVVVNEDAAAARGLNGQVIGQFAAQALRGSPVGELPIGEGSQRIVLRTGTAPADVDALKALALPGGVTLGQVAEVSVVDGPVQVKRTDGERSTTVRAKVTGADLGAVTADLAKRLDALDLPGGADQEIGGVSQDQADTFADLGLAMLAAIAIVFLIMVATFRSIVQPLILLVSIPFAATGALGLLLVTGTALGLPSLIGMLMLVGIVVTNAIVLIDLVNQYRAQGMGVTEAVIEGGRSRLRPILMTAAATIFALLPMALGVTGEGAFIGKPLALVVIGGLVSSTLLTLVLVPTLYTMVEGRKERRRARREAKREQAPRREPVSV